TGGCACCGTAACTTCGGGAGAAGGTGCACCCTTTTTGGTGACGCATGCGCGTCATAGCTGAAGAGGGTCGCAGAAACCAGGCCGCTGCGACTGTTTATCAAAAACACAGCACTCTGCAAACACGAAAGTGGACGTATAGGGTGTGACGCCTGCCCGGTGCTGGAAGGTTAATTGATGGGGTTAGCAGTAATGCGAAGCTCTTGATCGAAGCCCCAGTAAACGGCGGCCGTAACTATAACGGTCCTAAGGTAGCGAAATTCCTTGTCGGGTAAGTTCCGACCTGCACGAATGGCGTAACGACAGCGGCGCTGTCTCCACCCGAGACTCAGTGAAATTGAAATCGCTGTGAAGATGCAGCGTTCCCGTGGCAAGACGGAAAGACCCCGTGAACCTTTACTATAGCTTTACACTGAACGTTGAGTTCGTCTGTGTAGGATAGGTGGGAGGCTATGAAACCATGGCGCTAGTTGTGGTGGAGCCATCCTTGAAATACCACCCTGTCGTGCTTGACGTTCTAACCTAGGTCCGTTATCCGGATCAGGGACAGTGTATGGTGGGTAGTTTGACTGGGGCGGTCTCCTCCCAAAGAGTAACGGAGGAGCACGAAGGTACGCTCAGCGCGGTCGGACATCGCGCACTGTGTGCAAAGGCATAAGCGTGCTTGACTGCAAGATCGACGGATCAAGCAGGTACGAAAGTAGGTCTTAGTGATCCGGTGGTTCTGTATGGAAGGGCCATCGCTCAACGGATAAAAGGTACTCCGGGGATAACAGGCTGATACCGCCCAAGAGTTCATATCGACGGCGGTGTTTGGCACCTCGATGTCGGCTCATCACATCCTGGGGCTGTAGTCGGTCCCAAGGGTATGGCTGTTCGCCATTTAAAGTGGTACGCGAGCTGGGTTCAGAACGTCGTGAGACAGTTCGGTCCCTATCTGCCATGGGCGTTGGAGATTTGAGAGGGGCTGCTCCTAGTACGAGAGGACCGGAGTGGACGAACCTCTGGTGTTCCGGTTGTCACGCCAGTGGCATTGCCGGGTAGCTATGTTCGGAAGCGATAACCGCTGAAAGCATCTAAGCGGGAAGCGCGCCTCAAGATGAGATCTCCCGGGATGTAAGTCCCCTAAAGGAACCATGTAGACTACGTGGTGGATAGGTCAGATGTGTAAGTGCAGCAATGCATTGAGCTAACTGATACTAATGATCCGTGTGGCTTGACCATATAACCTTAAGTTGCTTCGGTATATCGGTGGCTTATTTTGATAGGCATGAATGCTTTGCTACATCATCACTCCCTATGCGAGAAGGTGTATCTCCTCTTTAATGAGGTGATTACATCCTCCAACCGTCTCCCTGGTGATATTAGCGCTGTGGAACCACCCGATCCCATCCCGAACTCGGAAGTGAAACGCAGCTGCGCCGATGGTAGTGTGGGTTTCCCATGCGAGAGTAGGTCATTGCCAGGGTCTTTTCCCATCGAACCCTCAGCTTGAATTAGCTGAGGGTTTGTTTTTTTATGCTTTCTATACAGACACTTTCTATGCGTTTAATTGCTGTGATTTCTGTCGTCATTCACTTTCTGCGAGGCACTTGGGTGGCCTTTAGCTCTCTTTTTCATGCCTGAGCTTCCCGAAGTCGAAACCACATTGCGTGGGCTGTTGCCATATCTGACTGATCAGCTCATCAATTGTCTTATCCTGCGTAGGCGCACCTTGCGTTGGGATATCCCTTCCCAGATTGAAGGTCGTCTGCCGGGTCATCGCATCACTGCTTTGCGTCGTCGGGCCAAATACCTGCTGATCGATACTAATGCAGGGGGTAGCCTCATCATCCATCTCGGTATGTCCGGCAGTCTGCGTCTGCTAGCGGCAGAAACGCCGCTACGCCCACACGATCATGTGGACATCGTTTTAACTAACGGTCGTGTGCTACGTTTCAACGATCCCCGCCGCTTCGGATGTTTACTATGGCAAGAAGATGGACAAGTGCATCCTCTCATCCAGCGCCTTGGCTGCGAACCACTCTCAGATGTTTTCAATGGCTATTATCTTTACCAGTGTAGCCGTGGTCGCCATGTGTCCGTCAAAGCTTTCCTCATGGACCAACGTATCGTGGTCGGTGTCGGCAATATATATGCCACTGAAAGCTTGTTCCGCGCCGGTATCAGCCCCCTATGCGAAGCCGGCAAAATATCTGCCCAACGTTATCAGCGCTTGGCTGAAGTGGTTAAGGATATTCTTCTCTATGCAATCAACCGTGGAGGAACTACCCTGCGAGATTTCCTCGATCCCGATGGGCACCCTGGCTACTTCAAGCAGGAATTGTTTGTCTACGGTCGTCAGCAACAGCCCTGTAAGCATTGTGGAAGCCTTTTGCGCCAAACAACTATCAGACAGCGTACTACCGTCTGGTGTGGCAATTGCCAATCTTGAAGTATCTTATATCCCATAGACATAGACATGCTTGTTTTCACCGGATGGCGATGATCATTGTTTGATGTTGCCCCTGATCACCCCTATGAGATATGAGGCTTGCTAGGTTGGTGGTACTGAACCGCCCTGGTGACTCAGTATCAACTCGATCACAAGTTTGCTGCCAAAGAACGCAAATACTAAAAGTGTCATCGCAGTCAACGTCCAGTGCACCGCCTTAATGCCCCGCCAGCCATAGCGCCAGCGTCCAATCAAAAGCGCCCCAAATACCACCCAGGACAGAACACTCAGCACACTCTTATGCAACAGCTTCTGTTCCAGAAAGTCCTTCACGAACAAAAGCCCAGTGAACACGGTGAAGGTCAACAGCACAAAACCAACGGTGATCATGCGGAAAAGTAACTTCTCCAGCTCAGTGAGTGGTGGTAGCGCACGCCGCCAGCGGTGAACGTTG
This region of Xylella taiwanensis genomic DNA includes:
- the mutM gene encoding bifunctional DNA-formamidopyrimidine glycosylase/DNA-(apurinic or apyrimidinic site) lyase produces the protein MPELPEVETTLRGLLPYLTDQLINCLILRRRTLRWDIPSQIEGRLPGHRITALRRRAKYLLIDTNAGGSLIIHLGMSGSLRLLAAETPLRPHDHVDIVLTNGRVLRFNDPRRFGCLLWQEDGQVHPLIQRLGCEPLSDVFNGYYLYQCSRGRHVSVKAFLMDQRIVVGVGNIYATESLFRAGISPLCEAGKISAQRYQRLAEVVKDILLYAINRGGTTLRDFLDPDGHPGYFKQELFVYGRQQQPCKHCGSLLRQTTIRQRTTVWCGNCQS